Proteins encoded within one genomic window of Psilocybe cubensis strain MGC-MH-2018 chromosome 2, whole genome shotgun sequence:
- a CDS encoding Serine/threonine-protein kinase AFC2 produces the protein MDDNQSSSGSENFVSSNVQKNDVIADDYLAVELINSGYSGEVWRCESKSCARVVAIKVMYTVGESVRATRAAHVSALLKNSSSVDASFICGLAETVFHLRHPCLVFELYGMNLKEMITKENVLPLPLFQIKAIMWQVCNGVASHTDIKPENVVLVDDQTTTVSDISPDGAFYNKNTCLKNVVSNVQIKIIDLEDSVTSPRNLHFVPGTMGYRAPEVYGGVGWGFPVNVFAVGCLTFEIFTGLSLFPKTDDVREYFFCMERLLGHFAPGQAQDISEMHPAIFRTKTRVPKVRGAAINAKVCNKLLRHVADVKWFKKSINQSDAVEFISMCTAVDPHRRLTIESALRHRFFTKFSRVKLN, from the exons ATGGATGACAATCAGTCATCCAGTGGGTCTGAAAACTTTGT GTCATCAAATGTCCAGAAGAACGACGTCATAGCAGACGACT ATCTTGCCGTCGAACTAATAAATTCCGGATACTCTGGTGAAGTGTGGAGATGCGAAAGTAAAAGCTGTGCCCGCGTCGTCGCGATTAAAGTTATGTATACCGTCGGTGAGAGTGTGCGGGCCACCCGTGCCGCGCACGTATCTGCATTATTGAAAAATTCTTCATCTGTGGATGCAAG TTTTATTTGTGGTCTGGCGGAAACTGTCTTTCACCTCCGTCATCCTTGTCTCGTATTCGAATTGTATGGAATGAATCTCAAGGAAATGATAACAAAGGAAAATGTGCTTCCCCTTCCTTTGTTCCAAATCAAGGCCATAATGTGGCAAGTATGTAACGGTGTGGCAT CGCATACGGACATCAAGCCTGAGAACGTCGTTCTCGTCGATGACCAAACGACTACTGTGTCTGATATCAGTCCAGATGGCGCTTTTTACAACAAA AATACGTGTTTGAAGAACGTTGTGTCTAATGTCCAAATCAAAATCATTGACCTCGAAGATTCTGTCACAAGTCCTCGTAACCTCCATTTTGTCCCCGGTACAATGGGGTATCGTGCTCCGGAAGTGTATGGTG GTGTCGGTTGGGGTTTCCCTGTCAATGTCTTCGCTGTCGGATGTTTAACATTCGAGATCTTTACGGGTTTGTCATTGTTTCCGAAGACAGATGATGTTCGGGAGTATTTTTTCTGTATGGAGAGGCTGCTTGGACATTTCGCTCCGGGTCAGGCTCAAGATATCAGTGAAATGCATCCAGCGATATTCCGAACTAAAACTAGGGTCCCGAAAGTCCGTGGCGCAGCAATCAATGCTAAAGTTTGCAACAAGCTTTTGCGCCATGTGGCCGATGTCAAGTGGTTCAAG AAATCAATCAACCAGTCAGACGCAGTGGAATTTATATCTATGTGTACTGCAGTCGACCCTCATCGCAGACTCACTATCGAATCCGCTCTACGCCATCGGTTTTTCACGAAATTTTCGCGTGTCAAGTTAAACTAG
- a CDS encoding Ribonucleoside-diphosphate reductase small chain, producing the protein MANLEIHRFSPARILILDVQERLLAKDSRRFVLFPIRYIKIWKAYLHAVTTLWEARCAGLSRDSKDWTECLSFQQRCGGIFFFKLSIASHGIHKRLLDIISKEITVPEAHCYFSFQSVNENVHQEAMAKITHGLTGIRMDDCVDEWELLRPKEKFMNIWTRSSVYPFSERLLVFIFIQGIFGISLSRLLQWFSGKDYLPTMVSTYTRIFNDRECHVDFVSLLFYHLKRRPLTSFVNEFVGTIVKIEKKFGSDLLDLSEIDIPLDDLNRVLDGKAQAAQPKAPENELFSFDFHAPSLVQNTAVMEQPKKDVKQNILSFTLISVYCRLYRLSHAWIRVCTSMGILVSLCFSIPLHWRTRVTLGEDGMYEDVLRFWMDKDKEGNTPDALQEVIEHLMYQGKACPHLYSLVLRFLTSTPELLNRHQTGLKDILEHIDDVQLILLGSLTSFESKWSGECRFNEAMVDQDDQGK; encoded by the exons ATGGCGAATCTTG AGATTCATAGGTTCTCTCCCGCTCGAATTCTTATTCTTGATGTGCAGGAGCGACTACTCGCTAAGGATTCGCGGCGTTTTGTTCTCTTTCCCATTCGGTACATTAAG ATTTGGAAAGCATACTTGCATGCTGTGACGACGTTATGGGAAGCACGTTGTGCTGGTTTATCACGTGACTCTAAGGATTGGACTGAGTGTCTGTCATTCCAACAACGATGCGGTGGcatcttctttttcaaaCTTTCTATTGCTTCTCATGGGATACATAAGCGACTATTGGATATAATCTCCAAAGAAATTACAGTCCCAGAAGCACATTGCTATTTCAGTTTCCAGTCGGTCAA TGAAAACGTCCACCAGGAGGCGATGGCCAAGATTACGCACGGTCTCACAGGAATTCGAATGGACGATTGCGTCGATGAATGGGAACTCTTGCGTCCAAAGGAAAAATTTATGAATATTTGGACGAGATCTTCCGTGTATCCTTTCTCTGAGAGGTTGCTCGTTTTTATATTCATTCAAGGAATATTTGGTATTTCTCTGTCCCGGCTTCTACAATGGTTTTCTGGCAAAGATTACCTCCCAACTATGGTATCTACTTACACCCGGATCTTCAATGACAGGGAATGTCATGTAGACTTTGTCTCGCTGCTTTTTTATCATTTGAAAAGGCGTCCGTTAACCAGTTTTGTCAACGAATTCGTCGGGACCATTGttaaaatcgaaaaaaaattCGGCAGTG ATTTGCTGGACCTTTCCGAGATAGACATTCCATTAGACGACCTGAATCG AGTTCTGGATGGGAAG gcgcaggcggcACAGCCCAAAGCACCTGAAAACGAGCTCTTCTCGTTCGACTTCCACGCACCGTCTCTGGTGCAGAACACGGCTGTGATGGAGCAGCCGAAGAAAGACGTGAAGCAGAATATTTTGTCGTTTACATTAATCAGCGTTT ACTGTAGGTTGTACAGACTTTCTCATGCTTGGATTAGGGTATGTACCTCAATGGGTATCTTGGTATCGCTGTGCTTTTCTATACCGCTTCACTGGCGGACTCGTGTTACTCTAGGAGAAGATGGTATGTATGAAGATGTTCTACGCTTTTGGatggacaaagacaaagaaggcAACACACCCGACGCGTTGCAGGAGGTTATCGAGCATCTCATGTACCAAGGAAAGGCCTGTCCTCATCTATACTCGCTTGTTCTGAGGTTCTTGACCTCGACGCCGGAGCTGCTTAACCGACATCAAACTGGTTTGAAGGACATCCTGGAGCATATCGACGATGTGCAATTGATTCTCCTTGGGAGTCTTACAAGTTTTGAGTCGAAATGGAGTGGCGAGTGTCGGTTTAATGAAGCAATGGTTGATCAAGACGATCAAGGAAAGTAG
- a CDS encoding putative secreted lipase (putative secreted lipase ARB_02369) — protein sequence MVMLHHFLLSIVLHSVYVSAAPTALVIPFVTLGSATFVGETSGTVQRFLGILFAQPPVGNLRYHLPQPITYMNGSYDAKKYGPSCGQQSVGLPLLSGLTAEAVNYVINSIFGQVFPTMKIVSLTVNVVKPATATPGSKLPVVVWIFGGGFELGSTSMYDGALIVKKSQDLGQPIIYVSMNYKLTGIDFLASKEAKKAGVGNLGLQDQREALRWIQKCITQFGGDPTKVSIWGESAGPISVALQMVANDGNTEGLFRGGFMQSGATIPVGDITNGQKYYDAMVKETGCTGASDTLDCLRTIPYTKLKAVIHKSPGIFAYQAPSL from the exons ATGGTCATGCTCCACCACTTCCTGTTGAGCATCGTGCTTCACTCGGTTTACGTCTCCGCTGCTCCCACCGCACTCGTTATTCCATTTGTAACTCTCGGAAGCGCGACGTTCGTTGGAGAGACCTCTGGGACGGTACAGCGGTTCTTGGGTATTCTGTTCGCCCAACCTCC TGTCGGAAACCTTAGGTACCACTTACCCCAGCCTATCACATACATGAATGGATCCTACGACGCAAAGAAATACGGGCCCTCTTGTGGTCAACAATCTGTCGGATTGCCTCTCCTCTCCGGCCTGACAGCGGAAGCAGTCAACTATGTGATCAATTCAATTTTTGGTCAAGTCTTCCCGACGATGAAGATTGTGA GCCTCACTGTGAACGTCGTGAAACCAGCTACTGCTACTCCTGGATCCAAGCTCCCTGTCGTTGTG TGGATATTTGGCG GTGGTTTCGAACTCGGAAGTACTTCTATGTATGATGGAGCATTAATCGTCAAAAAGTCCCAAGATCTTGGACAACCTATCATCTACGTCAGCATGAATTACAA GTTAACTGGGATCGACTTCCTTGCAAGTAAAGAGGCGAAAAAAGCTGGTGTGGGCAACCTTGGTCTTCAAGATC AACGTGAGGCTCTGCGGTGGATCCAAAAGTGCATCACTCAATTTGGTGGTGATCCCACCAAAGTTTCCAT TTGGGGTGAATCCGCTGGCCCTATATCTGTTGCTCTGCAGATGGTGGCGAATGATGGCAACACTGAGGGTCTTTTCAGAGGCGGGTTCATGCAATCAGGAGCTACCATTCCAGTTGGTGATATCACAAACGGCCAGAAGTACTACGATGCCATGGTTAAAGAAACTGGTTGCACTGGCGCATCAGATACTCTCGATTGCTTGAGAACCATCCCATATACCAAATTAAAGGCTGTCATCCACAAATCTCCTGGTATTTTTGCTTACCAG GCACCATCGTTGT